In a single window of the Halalkalicoccus subterraneus genome:
- a CDS encoding PHP domain-containing protein → MEGSIHADLHVHTTNSDGELVLDEIPAAAADAGISAVAITDHDRLHPKLNVPRTRIDGIDVIHGIELRVEVASLDERIDLLGYGVSESPALCDELDRLQENRKSRARRIVDLVESELGVELDMGIDDGTGRPHIARAVDSHPQTALSYQETFDELIADGRPCYVPREIPSFETGVELLSDTCGVVSLAHPYRYDDPEAVLELASRLDAVECYYPYSSPNIASSSDLDVQATERHDLLLTGGSDAHTTELGQAGISKSQYERLLDAGGFEARVTNA, encoded by the coding sequence ATGGAGGGTTCGATTCATGCGGATCTGCACGTACACACTACGAACTCCGACGGGGAGTTGGTGCTTGACGAGATTCCGGCTGCGGCGGCCGACGCCGGTATCTCCGCCGTCGCTATTACGGATCACGATCGACTCCACCCGAAGCTGAACGTTCCGCGGACGCGTATCGACGGTATCGACGTCATCCATGGCATCGAACTGCGCGTCGAGGTCGCGTCGCTGGACGAGCGGATCGATCTGCTCGGATACGGTGTGAGCGAATCGCCGGCGCTCTGCGACGAACTTGACCGTCTTCAGGAAAATCGAAAAAGCCGTGCCAGGCGCATCGTGGACCTGGTCGAAAGCGAGTTGGGGGTCGAGCTCGACATGGGGATCGACGACGGCACCGGTCGGCCACACATCGCCCGTGCGGTCGACTCTCACCCCCAGACTGCCCTCTCGTATCAGGAGACGTTCGACGAACTCATCGCCGACGGCCGCCCCTGTTACGTGCCACGCGAGATCCCCTCGTTCGAAACGGGTGTCGAGTTGCTCTCCGATACCTGTGGGGTGGTCAGTCTCGCCCATCCCTACCGCTACGACGATCCGGAGGCGGTACTCGAACTGGCGTCTCGACTCGACGCAGTAGAGTGTTACTATCCGTATTCGAGTCCGAATATCGCATCCAGTTCAGATCTCGACGTGCAGGCGACCGAACGCCATGACCTCCTTCTTACCGGTGGAAGTGACGCTCATACAACGGAACTCGGCCAGGCGGGAATCAGTAAATCGCAGTACGAACGATTGCTAGATGCAGGTGGGTTCGAAGCACGGGTGACCAACGCATGA
- a CDS encoding sulfotransferase family protein, producing MSLEDPLSAPHDRAQRKYERVRDGVVPEEKRSILSEHRADDFDSVLLIASASRGGSSLLFDTLRYHEGTCSPDGEHGKWYTFNGICYPTFDSDRVRAEFESFDREKLLTNLLADVGATEASGDRTHRVDNALVRLPLQFPDRELPYGRMRERLLDGASLDEVLDSVGISPTHYDAFADGDADEAMEDEAIEERPFISSHDHKRGLVEEDFERTLVLKTSVDAYRLPWIREQLFPETDVDIVHLTRNPAASINGLYDGWRLNRGFQTYDVGELDLEDYDGSLWNYDLPPGWFRDGRLIDVCLKQWTQAHRHVLDGREAFDDVLRVRFEDLLTETESTVERVVEFADLGDSSLLAENVDDLNQVMTTKEPERARWRNREELVHGALDRADEPFEGVVEELGYTEESEWI from the coding sequence ATGAGCCTCGAGGACCCGCTATCCGCTCCTCATGACCGAGCCCAGCGGAAGTATGAACGGGTAAGAGACGGGGTCGTACCGGAGGAGAAACGGTCGATCCTATCGGAACACCGGGCCGACGACTTCGACAGCGTCCTGCTGATCGCGTCGGCGTCAAGGGGGGGTAGTAGCCTCCTGTTCGACACCCTCCGGTACCACGAGGGGACGTGCAGTCCCGATGGCGAACACGGCAAGTGGTACACCTTCAATGGGATCTGTTACCCGACGTTCGACTCGGACCGAGTTCGCGCGGAATTCGAGTCGTTCGATCGGGAGAAGCTCCTCACGAACCTGCTCGCGGATGTCGGTGCGACCGAGGCGTCCGGCGACCGGACCCACCGCGTGGACAACGCGCTCGTCCGGCTTCCGCTACAGTTCCCGGACCGGGAGCTTCCCTACGGGCGGATGCGCGAGCGGTTGCTCGACGGAGCCTCGCTCGACGAGGTGCTCGACTCGGTCGGGATCTCGCCGACCCACTACGACGCGTTCGCCGACGGGGACGCCGACGAGGCGATGGAAGACGAGGCGATCGAGGAGCGGCCGTTCATCAGCTCCCACGATCACAAGCGCGGGTTGGTCGAGGAGGACTTCGAGCGGACGCTCGTGTTGAAGACGAGCGTCGACGCCTACCGGCTCCCCTGGATCAGAGAACAGCTGTTTCCCGAGACGGACGTCGACATAGTCCATCTGACGCGCAACCCCGCGGCCTCGATCAACGGGCTGTATGACGGCTGGCGGCTCAACCGGGGGTTTCAGACGTACGACGTCGGCGAACTCGATCTCGAGGACTACGACGGCTCGCTGTGGAACTACGACCTCCCACCGGGCTGGTTCAGGGACGGTCGACTGATCGACGTCTGCCTGAAACAGTGGACACAGGCCCACCGGCACGTCCTCGACGGACGCGAAGCGTTCGACGACGTCCTCAGAGTTCGTTTCGAGGACCTGCTTACCGAGACCGAATCCACGGTCGAGAGAGTCGTCGAGTTCGCGGACCTCGGCGACTCGTCGCTGCTCGCGGAGAACGTCGACGACCTCAACCAGGTGATGACGACGAAGGAGCCTGAGCGCGCCCGCTGGCGGAACCGCGAGGAGCTCGTGCATGGCGCGCTCGACCGGGCCGACGAGCCCTTCGAGGGCGTCGTCGAGGAGCTCGGGTACACGGAGGAATCCGAATGGATCTGA
- a CDS encoding trans-sulfuration enzyme family protein, with product MTRDDDQVNRNRFATIAVGAAENTPRFNHGSTNDVVAPIHLSSTFEWSGRDTTNEHEYSRESNPTRAALEKQVARLEGGEHGLALASGMAAISTTMLSLVPPGGHLVSSDSIYGGTEKLLTKLVAGHLGIDVEFVDAREPENIATAVDSDTDLIWAETPTNPLMRLCDIRSIADIANDHGVPFGVDNTFASPYFQAPLELGADIVVHSTTKYLNGHSDSIGGAVITDDDEIFEKLAFSQRIGLGNVLSPFDCYLVARGIKTLPARMKHHQENTMAVARLLKGHDRITRVHYPGLESHPQHDLAAEQMSGYSGMLSFEFDGSLTEIEAFVEGLTVFTPGTSLGGVESLVEVPSLMNPDQVNNESATTDIPETLVRLSVGIEDSDDLCEDLRSALP from the coding sequence ATGACACGAGACGATGACCAAGTCAACCGGAACCGATTCGCGACTATCGCTGTCGGCGCAGCTGAGAACACACCACGTTTCAACCACGGTAGCACGAATGATGTCGTCGCGCCCATCCACCTCTCGAGCACTTTCGAGTGGAGTGGCAGAGACACTACCAACGAACACGAATACTCGCGCGAGAGCAATCCGACACGGGCAGCCCTCGAAAAGCAGGTAGCCCGCCTCGAAGGCGGCGAGCATGGCCTGGCGCTTGCCTCGGGGATGGCCGCTATCTCGACGACGATGCTATCACTGGTCCCGCCGGGAGGTCACCTCGTTTCGTCGGATTCCATCTATGGCGGGACTGAGAAACTCCTCACGAAACTGGTCGCCGGTCACCTCGGTATCGACGTCGAATTCGTCGACGCTCGCGAGCCCGAAAACATTGCCACGGCCGTCGATTCAGATACTGACTTGATCTGGGCGGAGACACCGACGAACCCGCTGATGCGGCTGTGTGATATCCGCTCGATAGCAGACATCGCCAACGATCACGGCGTTCCGTTCGGGGTCGACAACACCTTCGCAAGCCCGTATTTTCAGGCCCCACTCGAACTGGGTGCCGATATCGTCGTTCACAGTACTACCAAGTACCTCAACGGCCACTCGGATTCGATCGGTGGAGCCGTCATCACCGACGACGACGAGATCTTCGAGAAACTGGCATTTTCCCAGCGGATTGGGCTCGGGAACGTGCTTTCGCCCTTTGACTGTTATCTCGTCGCACGAGGCATCAAAACGCTGCCAGCACGGATGAAACACCACCAAGAGAACACGATGGCGGTCGCTCGTCTCCTCAAGGGCCACGACCGAATCACCCGGGTCCACTATCCGGGCCTCGAGAGCCATCCCCAACACGACCTCGCAGCCGAACAGATGTCGGGGTACAGCGGGATGCTGTCCTTCGAGTTCGACGGTTCGCTCACCGAAATCGAGGCGTTCGTTGAAGGGCTCACGGTATTCACCCCCGGGACCAGTCTGGGTGGCGTTGAAAGTCTCGTTGAGGTGCCGTCGCTAATGAACCCCGATCAGGTCAACAACGAATCGGCCACTACGGACATTCCCGAGACCTTGGTCCGGTTGTCAGTCGGCATCGAAGACAGCGACGATCTCTGTGAGGACCTCCGGTCAGCGCTCCCGTAG
- the cysC gene encoding adenylyl-sulfate kinase — MAGETTWLFGLPCSGKTTLAEGLVGPNTVHLDGDYLRETLNADLGFSKEDRTENLRRAAGVAQALNEQGFDVVASFITPYRSQRELIAEKVENVSFIHVNTPVEVCEERDVKGMYEQAREGEIEGFTGVDDPFEEPANGEEVALEVRTATQSSEATIKEINDELGVKFDPSHIFIGRWQPLHDGHRTIIDSAADNGKDVVIAIRDTELSEKNPLTAQERQELIEEVYEDHPNVETMIIPDVDTVAIGRDVGYSVVSVPEEVAEISGTDTRAEYEKSELLEGKHFAD, encoded by the coding sequence ATGGCTGGAGAAACCACCTGGCTCTTCGGTCTGCCGTGCTCGGGCAAGACGACCCTCGCCGAGGGGCTGGTCGGCCCGAACACGGTCCATCTCGACGGCGACTACCTCCGCGAGACGCTCAACGCCGATCTGGGCTTCTCGAAGGAGGACCGAACCGAGAACCTCCGGCGTGCCGCCGGTGTCGCCCAAGCGCTCAACGAACAGGGCTTCGACGTCGTCGCATCGTTCATCACGCCCTATCGGTCCCAGCGTGAATTGATCGCCGAGAAGGTCGAGAACGTTTCGTTCATCCACGTCAACACACCCGTCGAAGTCTGCGAGGAACGGGACGTCAAAGGGATGTACGAGCAGGCCCGTGAGGGCGAGATCGAGGGCTTCACTGGCGTCGACGACCCCTTCGAGGAGCCCGCGAACGGCGAGGAGGTCGCCCTGGAGGTGCGCACGGCGACCCAGTCATCCGAGGCGACGATCAAGGAGATCAACGACGAACTCGGCGTCAAGTTCGACCCGAGTCACATCTTCATCGGCCGGTGGCAGCCGCTGCACGACGGCCACCGGACGATCATCGACTCGGCCGCGGACAACGGCAAGGACGTCGTGATCGCGATCCGCGACACCGAACTCAGCGAGAAGAACCCGCTGACCGCTCAGGAGCGCCAGGAGCTCATCGAGGAGGTCTACGAGGACCACCCGAACGTCGAGACGATGATCATCCCGGACGTCGACACCGTCGCCATTGGTCGGGACGTCGGCTACTCGGTCGTCTCGGTGCCCGAAGAGGTCGCCGAGATCAGCGGCACCGATACCCGCGCGGAGTACGAGAAGAGCGAACTCCTCGAAGGCAAGCACTTCGCGGACTGA
- a CDS encoding DUF7571 family protein, which translates to MKPCQNCQTVIDEYLLDKQLEPLRELTVDHFSVCADCTTIVADACVKCGGAVYVPRGESVTPDYCPACRSDLIDRTGHDPGWTRGNMST; encoded by the coding sequence ATGAAACCATGCCAGAACTGCCAGACAGTCATCGACGAGTATCTCCTCGATAAACAACTCGAACCCCTGCGTGAACTCACGGTTGACCACTTCAGCGTCTGTGCGGACTGCACGACCATCGTCGCGGATGCATGTGTGAAGTGTGGCGGCGCAGTGTACGTTCCCCGAGGTGAATCGGTCACCCCTGACTACTGTCCAGCGTGTCGGTCTGATCTCATAGACCGCACCGGACACGACCCTGGCTGGACGCGTGGCAACATGTCCACCTAA
- a CDS encoding recombinase family protein yields the protein MVNETTAIYIRDTAAIGSEEEQQEVALDYATTALNLDPAEVMVLSDTALQARNAPSSSDQELFNLADKGDIERVIVRDASRIALNMRDLYDRVTRLVERGVAVHIVESGLRISASASGSEDADDHTMLRALGIAAELETAMNSRRTKEGIAAARAEGKHVGRPPFGFDSDGNGTLVPNEDYETALAVIEEVEAGESKRSVARRADITRATVRNIMDRKEVYLSN from the coding sequence ATGGTCAACGAAACGACGGCCATCTACATCCGCGATACGGCGGCGATAGGCTCGGAGGAGGAACAGCAGGAGGTGGCACTCGACTACGCGACGACGGCACTGAATCTCGATCCGGCAGAGGTCATGGTACTGTCGGATACCGCGTTACAGGCTCGGAACGCACCCTCCTCGAGCGACCAGGAGCTGTTCAACCTCGCCGATAAGGGCGACATCGAACGCGTGATCGTCCGCGATGCCTCGCGGATCGCCCTGAACATGCGTGACCTCTACGACCGCGTCACGCGACTCGTCGAACGCGGCGTTGCGGTCCACATCGTCGAATCCGGTCTCCGGATCAGCGCCTCGGCATCGGGTTCCGAGGATGCGGACGACCATACGATGCTCCGCGCACTCGGCATCGCCGCGGAACTCGAAACGGCGATGAACAGTCGGCGGACCAAGGAGGGTATCGCCGCGGCGCGGGCCGAGGGGAAACACGTCGGGCGTCCCCCGTTCGGGTTCGACAGCGACGGAAACGGCACCCTTGTCCCGAACGAGGACTACGAGACCGCCTTGGCCGTCATTGAGGAGGTCGAGGCCGGCGAGAGCAAGCGATCCGTCGCTCGACGGGCCGATATCACTCGCGCGACCGTTCGCAACATCATGGACCGCAAGGAGGTCTACCTCTCGAACTGA
- a CDS encoding argininosuccinate synthase → MVSNTADRDRVALAFSGGLDTTVCVPLLEEEYGYDEVIGVTVDVGQPEEEFEEAEETAEALGLENHVVDAKSEFARTCFDAVRANATYQGYPLGTALARPVIAQVILETAEELGCSALAHGSTGKGNDQLRFEAVWRGSDMEVIAPVRELGLTREWETEYAAERDLPVEGGDEGTYSIDTNLWSRSIEGGQLEEPSYVPGEEIYEWTQAPNEETDHLEITFEEGYPVAVNGTEMDGVELIEHLNELAGAHGVGRTDLMEDRMLGLKVRENYEHPAATVLLNAHEALEELVLTKDERSFKRQVDQQWAENAYQGLVDAPLVEGLEAFVDTTNEHATGTVTMKLEGGRARPIGRESEYAVYSAEAASFNTETVGDITQADATGVAKYHGFQDRLANTIRERAMERASAEVAADGGDDESTTRNE, encoded by the coding sequence ATGGTATCGAACACCGCGGACCGCGACCGCGTCGCACTCGCGTTTTCGGGAGGACTGGATACGACCGTCTGTGTCCCGTTGCTCGAGGAGGAGTATGGCTACGACGAGGTGATCGGCGTCACCGTCGACGTCGGCCAGCCAGAGGAGGAATTCGAGGAGGCAGAGGAGACCGCGGAGGCACTCGGGCTCGAGAACCACGTCGTCGATGCGAAATCGGAGTTCGCCAGGACCTGCTTCGACGCCGTGCGCGCCAACGCGACCTACCAGGGCTATCCACTGGGAACGGCACTGGCCCGTCCGGTCATCGCCCAGGTCATCCTCGAGACCGCCGAGGAACTGGGATGTTCGGCGCTCGCCCACGGTTCGACGGGCAAGGGCAACGACCAGCTTCGGTTCGAGGCGGTCTGGCGCGGCTCGGACATGGAGGTCATCGCGCCCGTCCGCGAACTCGGATTAACCCGCGAGTGGGAGACCGAATACGCCGCTGAGCGCGACCTCCCGGTCGAGGGTGGCGACGAGGGGACGTACAGCATCGACACGAACCTCTGGAGCCGCTCGATCGAAGGGGGACAGTTAGAGGAGCCGAGTTACGTCCCCGGCGAGGAGATCTACGAGTGGACACAGGCCCCTAACGAGGAGACTGACCACCTGGAGATTACATTCGAGGAGGGATACCCCGTCGCAGTAAATGGAACGGAGATGGATGGTGTCGAACTGATCGAGCATCTGAACGAACTCGCGGGTGCCCACGGCGTCGGTCGGACCGACCTGATGGAAGACCGCATGCTCGGGCTGAAAGTCAGGGAGAACTACGAGCATCCCGCAGCGACGGTGCTGTTGAATGCCCACGAAGCGTTGGAGGAGCTCGTGCTCACGAAGGACGAGCGCTCGTTCAAGCGACAGGTCGACCAGCAGTGGGCCGAGAACGCCTATCAGGGCCTCGTGGACGCCCCGCTCGTCGAGGGCCTCGAAGCGTTCGTCGACACGACGAACGAACACGCGACCGGTACGGTCACGATGAAGCTCGAAGGCGGGCGGGCCCGACCGATCGGGCGCGAGAGCGAGTACGCGGTTTACTCCGCCGAAGCGGCCTCGTTCAACACCGAGACGGTCGGCGACATCACGCAGGCCGACGCGACCGGTGTCGCGAAGTACCACGGCTTCCAGGACCGCTTGGCGAACACGATCCGCGAGCGAGCCATGGAGCGGGCGAGCGCGGAAGTCGCGGCCGATGGCGGCGACGACGAATCGACTACCCGAAACGAGTGA